A single region of the Eleginops maclovinus isolate JMC-PN-2008 ecotype Puerto Natales chromosome 4, JC_Emac_rtc_rv5, whole genome shotgun sequence genome encodes:
- the LOC134863766 gene encoding uncharacterized protein LOC134863766, protein MHPGRLRLRPWLEEQIESGNYPGVSWLDQAAQIFQIPWKHAARHIWSIDQDATLFRSWAMHTAMSSNSLAVTIVISLCIAAIIISAALYGCCIKLKTKWLETAAKCPNPKLLPMRSSEQEVLKPAPLVISSVWVDSVDTEDSKWLEWSLKDPSCGSPLQSSGINTGSSCLSYANTEPADIIARVQDALGLAFPEIRPMSPLITNALTETNKDSGLPSTPYKPCDVRAEDTSVGSYSFDNETYSCLLPNFAHQIVMDCSDVKAEIPCDSEYLHNTSTMVPCVDKQALACPLFHLPPQDPSLMPIDMSYQQNNADSWGVSHAEDSSLSSVSSGTNTIASWDHMSGVKSDSEGFDEAIHDATKGPIICDENPSYGAVPAGLQSLPPVYDDYQPFQSLVEQPCYSFTEEKRGEEEDHLNKYPEETFPKMPQSFLGPVASGVINNVQCPPNLQRQLLAVIPADQSMPIITDSDYHSV, encoded by the exons ATGCACCCAGGTCGGCTGAGGCTGAGGCCATGGCTGGAGGAACAGATTGAGTCTGGCAACTATCCGGGAGTCAGCTGGCTGGACCAG GCAGCACAAATCTTCCAGATCCCATGGAAACATGCTGCTCGTCATATATGGAGCATTGACCAAGATGCTACACTCTTCAGGAGTTGGGCCATGCACACAG ctatGTCCTCGAATTCCCTAGCCGTGACTATCGTCATCAGCCTCTGTATTGCTGCTATCATCATCAGCGCTGCTTTGTATGGCTGTTGTATAAA GCTCAAAACTAAGTGGTTGGAAACAGCCGCCAAATGTCCAAATCCCAAACTACTGCCGATGCGTTCAAGTGAGCAAGAG GTCTTGAAGCCTGCCCCGCTAGTCATCTCTTCTGTCTGGGTAGACTCCGTCGATACAGAGGACAGCAAATG GTTGGAGTGGTCACTGAAAGACCCAAGCTGTGGGAGCCCTCTGCAAAGCAGCGGAATCAATACTGGCTCTTCTTGTCTTAGTTATGCTAATACAGAACCCGCTGACATTATAGCCAGAGTTCAGGATGCTCTTGGTTTAGCCTTCCCTGAAATACGCCCTATGTCGCCTTTGATTACCAATGCgctcacagaaacaaacaaagacagtgGTTTGCCCTCCACTCCCTACAAACCCTGTGATGTCAGAGCTGAAGATACAAGTGTTGGATCATATAGCTTTGACAATGAAACCTATTCCTGCCTACTTCCCAACTTTGCACATCAGATTGTGATGGACTGCTCTGATGTCAAGGCTGAAATTCCTTGTGACTCTGAATACCTTCATAATACGAGCACCATGGTACCCTGTGTTGACAAACAGGCACTGGCTTGTCCACTTTTTCATTTACCACCACAGGATCCATCTCTTATGCCAATTGACATGTCATACCAGCAGAACAATGCAGATTCCTGGGGTGTTTCGCATGCGGAAGACTCCAGTTTGTCCTCAGTGTCTAGTGGAACCAACACAATAGCGTCATGGGATCATATGTCCGGAGTTAAGTCTGACAGTGAGGGCTTTGACGAAGCCATCCATGATGCAACAAAAGGGCCGATTATATGTGATGAAAACCCCTCCTACGGCGCTGTACCTGCAGGCTTGCAGAGCCTACCACCAGTATACGACGACTACCAGCCATTTCAGAGTCTGGTGGAGCAGCCTTGTTATTCGTTtacagaggagaaaagaggcGAGGAAGAGGACcatttaaacaaatatccaGAGGAGACATTCCCCAAGATGCCTCAGAGCTTCTTAGGACCTGTTGCTTCAGGAGTTATTAACAATGTCCAGTGTCCCCCCAACCTCCAAAGACAGTTACTCGCCGTGATCCCTGCTGACCAGTCAATGCCAATCATCACAGACAGTGACTATCACAGTGTTTAG